Proteins from a single region of Centropristis striata isolate RG_2023a ecotype Rhode Island chromosome 9, C.striata_1.0, whole genome shotgun sequence:
- the nek1 gene encoding serine/threonine-protein kinase Nek1 produces MDKYEKVKKIGEGSFGKAILVTSKEDGHQYVIKEIGISAMPSKERQESRKEVAVLANMSHPNIVQYKESFEEGGCLYIVMDYCEGGDLFKKINSQKGVLFSEQQILDWFVQICLALKHVHDRKILHRDIKSKNIFLTKDGIVQLGDFGIARVLNSTVELARTCIGTPYYLSPEICENKPYNNKSDIWALGCVLYEMCTLKHAFEAGNMKNLVLKIIRGSYPPVSVHYSQELRSLLAQLFKRNPRERPSVSSILDKPFLSCRIERFLTPQIIAQEFCHNFLHKQPKVGAVQGPPAKRPAPGSIPLAPAQKITKPATKYGVPLTVRKVSDAAKKPAERKPATKHKPAPLPAAPQRRVSQVEEERKKHEDGIRKKRMELIEKERKQREQMFLLKAEQMKRYEKEKINRINQAREQGWKHVLSSSGGSSPERKCFVGGGKRAVPSSAQGPAPAYVPCKTPYQQYHAALDQIAKQQHKVISRVGSSAGPSSPIRSVPAAAGPVLPNGPSRILNPDAIKRELQRLQHVSKPAHVSRPRQVEEFLQRKREAMLNKVRAEGQLGTRQNLAAIYGSRAGSIRCRRPKANKEEEEYLSRLRQIRLQNFNERQQIKARLRGEKYDSDGSDSQESSEEAELRRKKIEALKAQANARAAVLREQLEKKRKEAYEREKRAWEDHLAAREVKVGMAAGDVAAAAVAACLPTSDSPLPQPSPSQPDPAAKAPVLPASKPYTPAISMTAALKNVGALTPLKEKLPDPETATGIQSEKKQILRRLNQNLKAQSPVEEVEESLPPPAEPSPAPQQNQSDTEKCPSSNGDRKKWDAAELPVLPVAQLTLEETCATTATTSVSPDDRPSSGGDRKKWEAGVPIVLTVAQQTLEETCIRTIETTVGEVIKMGVLQDEAPRKVWGATPDSQVLKVLQEAELQPLTQQLENASICEEEISSPVKPHQPAAAEIPKMPKEALPSKPTPPAVVQSPGVQKKSPVPTEASHQEMSVAGAVESQTLPPNFTEIQDPEDVESVVLEDTPKQASHPPAGVQQAWEQEVQQPMPPEGIVRPAGSKDVAKSAEKPTESSAQCEEPLFMKLCSPAHQRTAALALLSAQSSMDESSSSLASRSRSVSPLRSKHHNALLIGLSTGMFDSNNPKMLRTCSLPDLSRLFSSQQDSAVTNDANVARDNNLEIEDLEEAAKDDDQSETEDAYEDEDLRDIRASMERLLQEEADLMKSPPEVGAGDFNRNPPEVDQDNNQMAVDEDDDDDDDEEEEEDEEEEGEEDEEDEEEEECSNGSPGDEEAGELLTNGVGEGNHSNNNSQLNEEWHSDGSGEEQDGEAAHHDSIFSRIEELRFNLEQQMGFEKLFEACNKIKAITEDEDDNIVLGPSLVLSILGTEHQHLYPNILHLVMADGAYQEGNDE; encoded by the exons ATGGACAAGTACGAAAAGGTGAAGAAAATCGGGGAAGGTTCGTTTGGTAAAGCCATCCTTGTCACCTCCAAAGAGGATGGACACCAATATGTCATCAAGGAGATTGGCATATCTGCA ATGCCCAGTAAAGAGAGGCAGGAATCTCGGAAAGAGGTTGCTGTTCTTGCCAACATGAGTCATCCCAACATTGTCCAGTATAAGGAGTCTTTTGAAG aggGAGGCTGCCTGTATATTGTGATGGATTACTGTGAGGGTGGAGACCTCTTCAAGAAGATCAACTCACAGAAAGGAGTATTGTTCTCAGAACAGCAA ATCTTGGATTGGTTTGTGCAGATTTGCCTGGCACTGAAGCATGTGCATGAtcggaaaatcctgcataggGATATCAAATCAAAG AACATATTTTTGACAAAAGATGGAATCGTACAGCTTGGAGACTTTGGAATTGCAAGGGTGTTGAACAG TACTGTAGAACTGGCAAGAACATGTATAGGCACACCATATTACCTATCACCAGAGATCTGCGAAAACAAACCATATAACAACAAAAG TGATATTTGGGCCCTAGGGTGTGTCCTATATGAAATGTGCACTCTTAAGCATGCA TTTGAGGCTGGCAACATGAAAAACCTTGTTCTGAAGATCATCCGTGGCTCATATCCTCCCGTGTCTGTTCACTACTCCCAAGAACTGCGGTCTCTTTTGGCACAGCTGTTTAAACGCAACCCACGAGAGAGGCCCTCAGTCAGCAGCATACTGGACAAACCTTTCCTGTCTTGCAGGATAGAAAGGTTCCTCACACCACAG ATCATTGCTCAGGAATTCTGCCATAACTTTCTTCACAAGCAGCCTAAAGTGGGTGCTGTACAGGGGCCACCAG CCAAGCGACCAGCCCCTGGCTCCATACCACTCGCCCCAGCCCAGAAAATTACCAAACCAGCCACCAAATACGGAGTGCCTTTAACTGTGAGGAAGGTGTCGGATGCAGCGAAAAAGCCTGCAGAGAGGAAACCAGCTACAAAGCATAAACCA GCCCCTCTCCCAGCAGCCCCCCAGAGAAGAGTGAGTCaagtggaggaagagaggaaaaaacatgAG GATGGCATCAGAAAGAAAAGGATGGAGCTGATtgaaaaagaaaggaaacagaGAGAACAG ATGTTCCTGTTGAAAGCGGAGCAGATGAAGCGATATGAAAAGGAAAAG ATCAATCGTATAAACCAAGCCAGGGAACAAGGCTGGAAACATGTCTTGAGTTCTAGCGGAGGTAGCAGCCCAGAGAGGAAG TGTTTTGTAGGTGGTGGAAAGAGGGCTGTCCCAAGCTCTGCTCAGGGTCCTGCTCCAGCTTATGTCCCGTGTAAAACACCCTACCAACAGTACCATGCTGCTCTGGACCAAATAGCTAAACAACAGCATAAAGTCATCAGCAGAGTGGGATCCTCAGCCGGACCAAGCAGTCCCATTCG AAGTGTGCCGGCTGCTGCTGGCCCAGTGCTGCCCAATGGCCCCTCAAGAATCCTAAACCCTGATGCAATCAAGAGGGAACTACAGAGGCTGCAGCACGTTTCTAAGCCAGCCCATGTTAGCAG GCCACGTCAGGTTGAGGAGTTTTTACAGCGGAAGAGAGAAGCCATGCTTAACAAAGTTCGCGCTGAGGGACAGCTG GGTACTCGGCAAAACCTGGCAGCAATCTATGGAAGCCGGGCTGGTTCCATTCGGTGCAGGAGACCCAAAGCCAACAAAGAGGAGGAG GAGTACTTGTCAAGACTGAGGCAGATCCGCTTGCAGAACTTCAATGAGCGTCAGCAGATCAAAGCCCGGCTCAGAGGAGAGAAG TACGACAGCGATGGTTCTGACAGCCAGGAGTCCAGTGAGGAAGCAGAGCTCAGGAGAAAGAAGATAGAGGCTTTAAAA GCCCAAGCAAATGCCCGTGCTGCTGTATTGAGAGAGCAActagagaagaagaggaaagaagcgtatgagagagaaaagagagcatGGGAGGACCAT CTTGCAGCTCGGGAGGTGAAGGTTGGCATGGCAGCAGGcgatgtagcagcagcagcagtagcagcctGCCTACCTACCTCTGACAGTCCTCTTCCACAGCCCAGCCCCTCTCAGCCAGACCCAGCTGCCAAAGCTCCAGTCCTGCCTGCATCCAAACCCTACACCCCAGCCATATCCATGACTGCTGCGCTGAAGAACGTCGGAGCA TTAACGCCACTAAAAGAAAAGCTGCCTGACCCAGAGACTGCTACAGGCATTCAG AGTGAGAAAAAGCAGATTCTGCGCAGGCTTAACCAGAACCTAAAAGCCCAGAGCccagtggaggaggtggaggaatcACTTCCACCCCCTGCAGAACCAAGTCCTGCTCCCCAGCAGAACCAGTCTGACACAGAGAAATGTCCCTCTTCGAACGGAGACCGGAAGAAGTGGGATGCAGCAGAATTGCCTGTGCTTCCCGTGGCTCAGCTAACCTTAGAGGAAACCTGTGCCACGACGGCAA CCACCTCAGTGTCTCCAGATGATAGACCGTCCTCTGGTGGAGACAGGAAGAAGTGGGAGGCAGGAGTTCCAATTGTCCTCACTGTCGCCCAGCAAACTCTAGAGGAGACATGCATCAGGACAATTG AGACCACAGTGGGTGAAGTCATAAAGATGGGTGTGCTACAGGACGAAGCTCCTAGGAAGGTGTGGGGAGCGACACCAGACTCTCAGGTGCTGAAAGTTCTTCAGGAGGCAGAGCTTCAGCCTCTCACACAGCAGCTGGAGAATGCTTCTATCTGTGAGGAAGAGATTTCCAGCCCTG TTAAGCCTCaccagcctgcagcagctgagatTCCGAAGATGCCTAAAGAAGCGTTGCCCTCTAAGCCAACGCCGCCTGCTGTGGTCCAGAGCCCAGGAGTCCAGAAGAAGAGTCCAGTCCCCACAGAGGCTTCACATCAGGAAATGTCTGTGGCTGGTGCAGTAGAAAGCCAAACACTGCCACCCAACTTCACTGAGATTCAGG ATCCAGAAGATGTGGAGTCAGTGGTTTTGGAAGATACACCTAAACAGGCCTCACATCCCCCAGCTGGTGTGCAGCAGGCATGGGAGCAGGAAGTCCAACAGCCAAT GCCACCAGAGGGCATTGTAAGACCAGCAGGCTCTAAGGATGTTGCGAAGAGTGCAGAGAAACCAACTGAATCATCTG CACAATGCGAGGAGCCCCTGTTTATGAAGTTGTGTTCCCCGGCCCACCAACGAACTGCTGCCCTTGCACTCCTCTCAGCCCAGTCGTCCATGGATGAATCATCCTCCTCTTTGGCCTCTCGCTCACGCTCTGTCTCACCTCTGCGCTCCAAACACCACAACGCCCTCCTCATTGGTCTTTCAACGGGCATGTTTGACTCCAACAACCCCAAG ATGCTGCGGACATGCTCACTACCAGACCTCAGCCGTCTCTTCAGCTCTCAGCAGGACTCTGCAGTGACAAATGATGCTAATGTTGCCCGCGACAACAACCTGGAAATTGAGGACCTGGAGGAGGCAGCTAAAGATGACGATCAGTCAGAGACCGAAGA TGCATATGAGGATGAAGACCTGAGGGACATCCGGGCCTCTatggaaagactgctgcaggaagaGGCCGACTTAATGAAGAGCCCTCCGGAGGTTGGTGCAGGAGACTTTAATAGGAACCCTCCAGAGGTTGATCAGGACAACAATCAGATGGCTGTAGATGAGGATgacgacgatgatgatgatgaagaggaggaggaggatgaggaggaagaaggcgaggaggatgaggaggacgaggaggaagaggaatgCTCTAATGGGAGTCCTGGTGATGAGGAAGCAGGGGAGCTGCTGACTAATGGTGTGGGAGAGGGCAACCACAGTAATAATAACAGCCAGCTCAATGAGGAGTGGCATTCAG ATGGCAGTGGAGAGGAGCAGGACGGAGAGGCTGCACATCATGACAGCATCTTCAGCCGGATTGAAGAACTTCGCTTCAATCTGGAGCAGCAGATGGGCTTTGAGAAGTTATTTGAGGCCTGCAATAAGATCAAa GCTATAACTGAAGACGAAGATGACAATATTGTCCTTGGCCCCAGTTTGGTCTTAAGCATTTTGGGAACTGAGCACCAGCATCTGTATCCAAACATCCTTCATCTAGTGATGGCAGATGGCGCATACCAAGAAG